The proteins below come from a single Erysipelothrix piscisicarius genomic window:
- a CDS encoding DUF3427 domain-containing protein, whose amino-acid sequence MIPIALSGNQSYSKDEIKKYLIGGKSTIPGSSTVEFDKTALTQIYKTIDSTNFSATKHLRLEYNNLKYRLGRVPALQEFITEKSIDPQLFIKSSLYGNYYTFLKKIDKTYEGILSDYEIGILTMLSKEISSGKRDTELRVLEKILNKGTINDKMVRDVCRSELEYDSTINMLQLGFVKSDLFMKYGAKPIIIEKNNNWSLNAELRSSENLGTLFFHLRGIIDLGLVNYREKYIERNIESGMVLYERYTRKDMCWLFNWKKDSSAAVYGYMVKNNTIPIFVTCHKDNKIDESIRYDDKFIDQNTFSWMSRNNVRITGPEIEAIKNFKKNNTLISLFVKKEDSEQGQFFYLGEMEPIKISETTITAKNKVLPIVNVIFKMKKSVRQDIYSYITDF is encoded by the coding sequence ATGATTCCAATAGCGTTATCAGGAAATCAAAGCTATTCTAAGGATGAAATTAAGAAGTATCTAATTGGTGGAAAGAGCACGATTCCAGGCAGTTCAACAGTCGAATTTGATAAAACTGCATTGACCCAAATCTATAAAACAATTGATAGTACAAACTTTTCGGCGACGAAGCATTTGCGGTTAGAATATAATAACTTAAAGTATAGACTCGGGAGAGTTCCGGCACTACAAGAATTTATTACTGAAAAATCGATAGATCCTCAATTATTTATCAAATCGTCTCTATATGGAAACTATTACACGTTCCTTAAGAAAATTGATAAGACATACGAAGGAATACTTTCCGATTATGAAATTGGAATCTTAACCATGTTATCAAAGGAAATATCATCTGGAAAAAGAGATACTGAATTAAGAGTTCTCGAGAAAATATTAAATAAGGGAACCATAAATGACAAGATGGTTCGAGATGTTTGCAGGAGTGAACTTGAGTATGATTCTACGATAAATATGTTGCAGTTAGGTTTTGTGAAGTCTGATCTATTTATGAAGTATGGTGCCAAGCCAATCATTATTGAAAAAAACAATAATTGGTCTTTGAATGCTGAATTAAGATCCTCAGAAAATCTGGGTACCCTATTCTTTCACTTAAGAGGGATTATCGATTTGGGTTTAGTTAATTATCGTGAAAAATATATAGAAAGAAATATTGAATCCGGTATGGTTTTATATGAACGATATACACGTAAAGACATGTGTTGGTTATTTAATTGGAAAAAGGATTCATCTGCTGCGGTTTATGGGTATATGGTGAAGAACAATACAATTCCAATTTTTGTTACTTGTCATAAAGACAATAAAATTGATGAATCGATTCGTTATGATGACAAATTCATTGATCAAAATACATTTAGTTGGATGAGCAGAAACAATGTCAGAATTACTGGACCGGAAATTGAAGCGATAAAAAATTTCAAAAAAAATAATACACTTATCTCATTATTCGTAAAAAAAGAAGATTCCGAGCAGGGACAATTTTTCTATTTAGGCGAAATGGAACCGATAAAAATTTCAGAAACTACCATAACAGCCAAAAATAAAGTGTTACCGATTGTAAATGTTATTTTTAAGATGAAAAAGAGCGTTAGACAAG